Proteins encoded by one window of Salvia splendens isolate huo1 chromosome 5, SspV2, whole genome shotgun sequence:
- the LOC121801807 gene encoding transcriptional corepressor LEUNIG_HOMOLOG-like codes for MAQSNWEADKMLDVYIHDYLLKRKLHDSAKAFMTEGKVATDPVAIDAPGGFLFEWWSVFWDIFIARTNEKHSEPAAAYIENQQFKQREQQQQLHMQQLQLMQQRSAQLQRRDPNHQPLGGPMNSDGMMGQPSASVLAMKMYEERMKHPHPMDSETSPGLIDANRMALLKSASGQQGQLMQGNSGGMSAALQQMQGRPQLATDNKGEVNLGATQKSLPMDPSSIYGQVLQSKSGLGGTGLNQGVTGLPLKGWPLTGIDQLRPSLGLQVQKPNLSTQNQFLLASQQQQALAQAQAQGNLGNSPNYGFGGVPRGNFNAKDGQPPRNDGSICSPVQSNSPKLKMGQMQQSSSQQQDQLQQQQLQQNNRKRKQHSSSGPANSTGTGNTVGPSPGSPQSTHTPGDGMTTASSLHNVNSVSKSMMMYGGDGAGGIASSTNQLDDLENFGDVGSLEDNVESFLSHDGGDGNMYGSLKQNLTEHKTETSKGFSFGEVGCIRTRNKVTCCHFSSDGKLLASAGHDKKAVLWNMDTLQTESTPEEHQYLITDVRFRPNSTQLATASFDKSVRLWDAANPSYCLQAYTGHSSHVMSLDFHPKKNDLFCFCDSSNEIRYWSINPFTCTRMSKQVGSAQVRFQPITGHLLAAASDKVVSIFDVENDRQTHSFQGHSGVVNYLCWDLNGELLASVSEDSIKVWSLASGECIHELNSNGNQFHSCVFHPSYSALLVIGGLRALELWNMVENKSMTVPAHENIIASLAQSPLTGMVASASHDSSVKLWK; via the exons atGGCTCAGAGTAACTGGGAAGCTGATAAAAT GCTCGATGTATACATTCATGACTATTTATTGAAAAGAAAACTGCATGATTCTGCAAAAGCTTTCATGACAGAAGGAAAAGTTGCTACAGATCCTGTGG CTATTGATGCCCCAGGAGGATTTCTTTTTGAATGGTGGTCTGTTTTCTGGGACATTTTCATTGCAAGGACAAACGAGAAGCATTCTGAACCAGCTGCAGCTTACATAGAG AATCAACAATTTAAACAAAGGGAGCAACAACAGCAGCTTCATATGCAGCAATTGCAACTCATGCAGCAACGCAGTGCCCAGTTACAGAGAAGGGATCCTAATCATCAACCGCTTGGTGGTCCCATGAATTCTGATGGGATGATGGGCCAGCCATCTGCCAGTGTATTGGCCATGAAGATGTATGAAGAACGGATGAAGCATCCTCACCCCATGGATTCAGAGACATCTCCAGGCCTCATTGATGCTAATAGGATGGCACTTCTTAAATCAGCTTCTGGTCAGCAAGG GCAGTTGATGCAAGGCAACTCTGGAGGTATGTCTGCAGCCTTGCAGCAAATGCAAGGACGGCCTCAACTGGCTACT GACAATAAAGGGGAAGTTAACTTGGGCGCAACACAAAAGTCTTTGCCTATGGACCCATCATCAATTTATGGGCAGGTTCTCCAGTCAAAGTCTGGACTGGGTGGTACAG GATTAAATCAAGGAGTCACTGGTCTTCCATTGAAGGGTTGGCCTTTGACA GGAATTGATCAATTACGGCCAAGTTTGGGTTTGCAAGTGCAAAAACCCAACCTGTCCACCCAAAACCAGTTCCTTTTGGCATCACAACAGCAGCAAGCCCTTGCACAGGCCCAGGCACAGGGGAATCTTGGAAATTCACCTAACTATGGATTTGGAGGAGTGCCAAGGGGAAATTTTAATGCCAAAGATGGTCAACCTCCAAGAAATGATGGATCTATTTGCTCCCCTGTGCAGTCCAATTCACCTAAG CTGAAAATGGGCCAAATGCAGCAGTCGTCCTCACAACAACAGGATCAGTTGCAGCAGCAGCAATTGCAACAG AATAATAGAAAAAGGAAACAACACTCTTCATCTGGACCTGCCAATAGCACAGGTACTGGAAATACGGTAGGCCCCTCCCCAGGTTCACCACAATCAACGCATACACCCGGTGATGGAATGACCACAGCCAGCAGCCTGCACAATGTTAATAGTGTTTCCAAGAGTATGATGatgtatggtggagatggagctGGTGGAATCGCATCATCTACAAATCAGCTT gATGATTTGGAGAATTTTGGTGACGTTGGTTCCCTTGAAGATAATGTAGAATCCTTCTTGTCTCATGATGGGGGCGATGGTAATATGTATGGCtctttaaaacaaaatctcACTGAGCATAAAACAGAGACTtctaaag GTTTTTCATTTGGAGAAGTTGGTTGCATTCGAACAAGAAATAAAGTGACTTGCTGCCATTTTTCTTCCGATGGGAAACTGTTGGCAAGTGCCGGGCACGACAAGAAG GCTGTTCTTTGGAATATGGATACCTTACAAACAGAGAGCACCCCAGAAGAACACCAGTACCTAATTACTGATGTTCGCTTCCGGCCAAATTCTACTCAACTTGCTACAGCTTCATTTGACAAGTCCGTCAGATTGTGGGATGCGGCTAAT CCAAGCTATTGTCTTCAAGCTTACACCGGGCATAGTTCCCATGTCATGTCCCTCGACTTCCATCCTAAGAAGAATGATCTTTTTTGTTTCTGTGATAGTTCAAATGAGATACGTTATTGGAGTATTAACCCATTCACCTGCACTCGCATGTCGAAG CAAGTAGGAAGTGCACAAGTGAGGTTTCAACCTATAACTGGACATCTACTGGCAGCTGCTTCAGACAAGGTGGTTTCCATCTTTGATGTGGAAAACGACAGGCAGACACATTCATTCCAG GGACATTCTGGTGTTGTCAACTATCTTTGCTGGGATCTCAACGGTGAGCTGTTGGCTTCTGTCAGTGAGGACAGCATTAAAGTTTGGTCATTAGCCTCGGGAGAGTGCATACATGAGCTCAATTCTAATGGAAACCAATTTCATTCTTGTGTATTCCATCCAAGTTATTCTGCTCTCTTGGTGATTGGAGGACTACGG GCTTTGGAGTTGTGGAACATGGTGGAGAACAAGAGCATGACGGTTCCTGCACACGAGAATATAATTGCTTCTCTGGCACAGTCACCTCTGACAGGAATGGTTGCCTCAGCTAGCCATGACAGTTCTGTTAAGCTGTGGAAATAA